In the Prosthecobacter dejongeii genome, one interval contains:
- a CDS encoding MFS transporter, with translation MNPESPSPQEAVVYRKVTWRLIPLLFSCYILAYIDRVNVGFAKLSMKSEAWFTDAVFATGAGIFFLGYFFFEVPGNVILHRVGARIWIARIMIGWGFVSGAMAFSYSETSFYALRFLLGVAEAGFFPGIILYLTYWYPRRRQAHMVALFMTAIAVSGVIGSPLSGWLLKITEGWYGLPAWKWLFILEAIPTVLLGIAVPFLLSDRPAKAKWLTAEERDLLEGNLAADEKAKAAEGHGIQGLLGAFKSSKIWICCGIYFGAIVGLYGTSFWLPQIIKDTLTQDEFKVGLYSMIPWGCAAIGMVLVGRHSDRTGERRWHIGLSSTAAAIAFSLSGLPGLPAPLVLAMMAVALTGVMSSISCFWTLPTAMLSGTAAAVGIAGINSIGNLAGFVGPKLIDWLKTPTPNFLLPKGLVQWALENAGHQLAMNGVAAFLAMSGILAIFFTRPVKAQAPRP, from the coding sequence ATGAATCCCGAATCTCCCAGCCCGCAGGAAGCCGTCGTCTATCGCAAGGTGACCTGGAGGCTGATTCCCCTGCTCTTCAGTTGCTACATCCTGGCCTACATTGACCGGGTAAATGTGGGCTTTGCCAAGCTCTCCATGAAATCGGAGGCATGGTTCACAGACGCGGTCTTTGCCACGGGCGCGGGCATCTTTTTCCTGGGGTACTTTTTCTTCGAGGTGCCGGGAAATGTCATCCTGCACCGCGTGGGCGCACGCATCTGGATCGCGCGCATCATGATCGGCTGGGGTTTTGTGTCCGGGGCGATGGCCTTCAGTTACAGCGAGACCTCGTTTTACGCACTGCGCTTTTTGTTAGGCGTGGCAGAGGCCGGATTCTTTCCGGGCATCATCCTCTACCTCACCTACTGGTACCCGCGTCGCCGTCAGGCGCACATGGTGGCGCTGTTCATGACCGCCATCGCCGTCTCCGGGGTGATCGGCAGCCCCCTTTCCGGCTGGCTGCTGAAGATCACGGAGGGCTGGTATGGCCTGCCTGCTTGGAAATGGCTGTTCATCCTGGAGGCTATCCCCACCGTGCTGCTCGGCATCGCCGTGCCGTTTCTCCTTTCGGATCGGCCTGCCAAGGCCAAGTGGCTGACGGCCGAGGAAAGAGATCTGCTGGAAGGCAACTTGGCTGCCGATGAGAAAGCCAAGGCCGCCGAGGGTCACGGTATTCAAGGACTGCTGGGCGCTTTCAAATCGTCCAAGATCTGGATCTGCTGCGGCATCTATTTTGGGGCCATTGTCGGCCTTTATGGTACCTCCTTTTGGCTGCCACAGATCATCAAGGACACGCTGACTCAGGATGAATTTAAGGTGGGGTTGTATTCCATGATCCCCTGGGGCTGTGCCGCCATCGGCATGGTGTTGGTGGGGCGTCACAGTGATCGCACGGGCGAGCGCCGCTGGCACATCGGCCTGTCCTCCACGGCCGCCGCCATTGCCTTTTCCCTCAGCGGCCTGCCCGGCCTGCCTGCCCCGCTGGTATTGGCGATGATGGCCGTGGCCCTCACGGGGGTGATGAGCAGCATCTCGTGTTTTTGGACCCTGCCCACCGCCATGCTCTCCGGCACAGCCGCTGCGGTGGGCATCGCGGGCATCAACTCCATCGGCAATCTGGCGGGCTTTGTCGGGCCCAAGCTGATTGACTGGCTGAAGACGCCGACGCCTAACTTCCTGCTGCCGAAAGGGCTGGTTCAATGGGCGCTGGAAAATGCAGGCCATCAACTGGCCATGAATGGCGTGGCCGCCTTCCTGGCCATGTCCGGCATCCTCGCTATCTTCTTTACCAGGCCCGTCAAGGCTCAGGCCCCGAGACCCTGA
- a CDS encoding MFS transporter, producing the protein MNTSQPLDSGTSSVSRTAWLIVGLLFPVALLNYLDRQMIASMKVSVMGDLKDIGSEENWGHMLASFKWVYAIFSPIGGYIADRFSRKYTICGSLFVWSLITYLTGHVNSFDDLYWARTAMGISEAFYIPAALALIADFHTGPTRSRAVGVHQMGIYCGVMVGGFAGYAADWPDFGWRGAFDITGLVGILYAIPLLFLLKDAPRSAAEIANPVAKPSVGTAITELFTNPSFLLLVLYFTLPALAAWVVRDWMPAILQKEFNISQGKAGVSAALYWQGAALVSAIFGGWLADRWMRKTPRGRIYVSAIGMLCIIPALFGVGNAPALGSFTLAVAALILFGVGWGFFDCNNMPILSQVARPELRATGYGIMNFVSMMCGGVADWGFGFMRDKGVALNVIFGVFALVCVLSAFLVLLIRPREHGGARL; encoded by the coding sequence ATGAATACCTCCCAACCGCTGGATTCCGGTACCTCTTCCGTTTCGCGCACCGCCTGGCTGATCGTGGGTCTGCTCTTTCCTGTCGCCCTGCTAAACTATCTGGACCGCCAGATGATCGCCTCAATGAAGGTCTCGGTGATGGGCGACCTCAAGGACATCGGCAGTGAGGAAAACTGGGGCCACATGCTGGCTTCCTTCAAATGGGTCTATGCCATCTTCAGCCCCATTGGCGGATACATTGCGGACCGTTTCAGTCGCAAATACACCATCTGCGGCAGCCTCTTTGTCTGGTCTCTCATCACTTACCTAACCGGACATGTAAACAGCTTTGACGATCTATATTGGGCCCGCACCGCCATGGGCATCAGCGAGGCCTTTTACATCCCGGCGGCCCTTGCTCTCATCGCTGATTTCCACACCGGTCCCACTCGCTCGCGTGCTGTGGGGGTTCACCAGATGGGCATCTACTGCGGAGTCATGGTGGGTGGTTTTGCGGGGTATGCGGCCGATTGGCCAGACTTCGGTTGGCGCGGGGCTTTTGATATCACGGGGTTGGTGGGCATTCTGTATGCCATCCCTCTTTTGTTCCTTCTCAAGGATGCCCCGCGCTCGGCTGCGGAGATCGCTAATCCTGTGGCAAAACCCTCCGTCGGCACAGCCATCACGGAGCTGTTTACCAATCCCTCCTTCCTCCTCCTGGTGCTTTACTTCACCCTGCCCGCTTTAGCCGCCTGGGTGGTGCGCGACTGGATGCCGGCGATTTTGCAAAAGGAATTCAACATCAGCCAGGGCAAGGCCGGCGTCTCTGCCGCCCTCTACTGGCAGGGGGCTGCGCTCGTCTCCGCCATCTTTGGCGGCTGGCTGGCGGATCGCTGGATGCGCAAGACACCCCGTGGCCGCATCTACGTCAGCGCCATCGGCATGCTCTGCATCATTCCCGCCCTCTTCGGTGTGGGTAATGCCCCGGCTCTCGGATCCTTCACCCTGGCGGTCGCAGCCCTCATCCTCTTCGGTGTTGGCTGGGGCTTTTTTGATTGCAATAATATGCCCATCCTTTCCCAGGTGGCCCGGCCCGAACTCCGCGCCACAGGCTACGGCATTATGAACTTTGTCAGCATGATGTGCGGCGGTGTGGCGGATTGGGGCTTTGGTTTCATGAGGGACAAAGGCGTCGCCCTCAATGTCATCTTCGGGGTCTTTGCACTTGTCTGCGTGCTGTCGGCCTTCCTCGTCCTGCTCATCCGCCCACGCGAGCACGGCGGCGCGCGGTTGTGA
- a CDS encoding sodium:proton antiporter: protein MTFFLAAAAHTASLPPYWTVLPFALLLLCIALMPLFAGHFWEHHYPKLAVGLGLVTALYYVAVQRDWQPLQHAAHEYVSFMALVGSLFVISGGINIRVKGEATPFRNTVFLAIGAVLANFIGTTGASMLMIRPWIKMNKYRITGFHVVFFIFVVSNVGGCLTPIGDPPLFLGFLRGVPFGWVLDHCWSGWGLAVALLLAVFLVVDTLNFRRAPKEVREKETGEEHFYIRGLLNLGFLGVVLGAVFLPKSLQETVIGGVLSVPAMVMIAAALASYFATKPELHEANDFNFGPVKEVGYLFVGIFLTMIPALQILQSGEAVKISTPIGYYFATGALSAFLDNAPTYLSFLAAAMGAEGLSVDSPADVLAFAGSHPHLLMAISMGAVFFGAGSYIGNGPNFMVKAIADKAKVNTPDFLRYMWQFSIPVLLPILVIVGFLLLKGGH, encoded by the coding sequence GTGACGTTCTTTCTCGCTGCCGCTGCTCATACTGCTTCCCTGCCCCCGTATTGGACAGTGCTCCCCTTTGCCCTGCTGCTGCTTTGCATTGCGCTGATGCCACTGTTTGCAGGTCATTTTTGGGAGCATCATTACCCCAAGCTGGCTGTGGGCTTGGGATTGGTGACGGCTCTTTATTATGTGGCGGTGCAGCGTGACTGGCAGCCTCTGCAGCATGCGGCGCATGAGTATGTCAGCTTCATGGCGCTGGTGGGATCGCTATTCGTGATCTCGGGCGGTATCAATATTCGAGTGAAAGGCGAGGCCACACCTTTTCGCAACACGGTGTTTTTGGCGATCGGCGCAGTACTGGCCAATTTCATCGGGACCACGGGTGCCTCGATGCTGATGATCCGCCCCTGGATCAAAATGAACAAGTATCGCATCACGGGTTTTCACGTGGTGTTTTTCATCTTTGTGGTCAGCAATGTCGGCGGCTGTCTGACACCGATTGGCGATCCGCCGCTGTTCTTGGGTTTCCTGCGCGGGGTGCCGTTCGGCTGGGTGCTGGACCATTGCTGGAGCGGCTGGGGTCTGGCCGTGGCCCTGCTGCTGGCGGTCTTCTTGGTGGTGGATACCCTGAACTTCCGTCGGGCCCCCAAAGAAGTGCGGGAAAAGGAAACGGGGGAGGAGCATTTTTACATTCGCGGTCTGCTGAACCTCGGGTTTCTGGGCGTGGTACTGGGTGCCGTCTTCTTGCCGAAGAGCCTGCAGGAAACCGTCATTGGCGGGGTGCTCAGTGTACCTGCCATGGTCATGATTGCCGCCGCTCTCGCTTCCTATTTCGCGACTAAACCCGAGCTGCATGAGGCCAATGATTTCAATTTCGGCCCGGTGAAGGAAGTGGGTTACCTTTTTGTGGGCATCTTCCTGACGATGATTCCGGCTTTGCAGATCCTGCAAAGCGGGGAGGCGGTGAAAATCAGTACGCCCATCGGTTACTACTTTGCCACGGGTGCCCTGTCCGCCTTCCTGGACAATGCACCGACTTACCTTAGCTTTCTCGCCGCCGCCATGGGCGCAGAGGGGCTTTCGGTGGACTCCCCCGCAGACGTGCTGGCTTTTGCCGGATCTCATCCGCACCTGCTGATGGCCATTTCCATGGGGGCGGTCTTCTTTGGCGCAGGCAGCTACATCGGCAACGGGCCGAACTTCATGGTCAAGGCCATCGCGGACAAGGCCAAGGTAAACACGCCGGATTTCCTGCGCTACATGTGGCAGTTCTCCATCCCGGTGCTGCTGCCCATTTTGGTCATCGTCGGCTTTTTGCTGCTGAAGGGCGGGCATTGA
- a CDS encoding ABC transporter ATP-binding protein, giving the protein MRESNVDKPPIGCPNSTRMNAPASAVPLVATDVHRTYTLGGHQLPVLQGVNLEVAAGEKVFLCGQSGAGKTTLLYVLGGLEKPTQGDVLVHGQSLYFGAAKARAKMRNQTMGFVFQHYFLLPELTALENVLLPSMIGGKRAEQRARELLDRVGLTPRIDHLPTELSGGEQQRVAIARALINDPGILYADEPTGNLDASTGTGVMDMLISVVNESRKTLVVVTHDQQMAKRGDRRLILKQGILEEG; this is encoded by the coding sequence ATGCGTGAATCAAACGTGGACAAACCGCCCATCGGATGCCCCAATAGCACCCGCATGAACGCCCCCGCCAGCGCCGTCCCCTTGGTCGCCACCGATGTCCACCGCACCTACACCCTGGGCGGCCATCAGCTTCCCGTACTGCAAGGGGTCAATCTAGAAGTCGCTGCGGGTGAAAAGGTCTTTCTTTGCGGCCAATCGGGTGCTGGGAAGACCACGCTGCTTTATGTGCTGGGTGGCTTGGAAAAGCCCACCCAGGGAGATGTGCTGGTGCATGGTCAGTCGCTCTATTTTGGCGCTGCGAAGGCCCGGGCCAAGATGCGCAACCAGACCATGGGCTTCGTCTTCCAGCACTACTTCCTCCTGCCAGAACTCACCGCCCTGGAAAACGTCCTGCTGCCTTCCATGATCGGTGGCAAAAGGGCCGAACAACGCGCTCGCGAGTTGCTGGATCGCGTAGGCCTCACGCCACGCATTGACCACCTGCCTACCGAGCTTTCCGGTGGCGAGCAGCAGCGCGTCGCCATTGCCCGTGCCCTCATCAACGACCCCGGCATTCTTTACGCTGATGAGCCCACAGGCAACCTGGATGCCAGCACAGGCACGGGCGTGATGGACATGTTGATCAGCGTGGTCAATGAATCCCGCAAGACCCTCGTCGTGGTGACCCACGATCAGCAGATGGCCAAACGTGGCGATCGCCGCCTCATCCTCAAACAAGGCATTCTCGAAGAAGGCTGA
- a CDS encoding alpha/beta hydrolase gives MPKPRRKSRGKSRSFLRPFLKLVLGLVLLAVLLGGAAWWYFHPPVTATRGVLYTTRNGHDLTLDVFRPAEPNGVGILMMVSGGWQSAPEKFQPWMAASFLRRGHTVIAVSHLSQPEASIMEIVEDVHRAVRFVRHHAKEYGVDPLRLGVIGGSSGGHLGLMLATRGGPGSPVSNDPVDRESSAVQAVTVFYPVTDLINLGDSTQNLHDGGPPKSFRHSFGPHGTNLASWKIIGRDMSPIFHITPAMPPIFIIHGDADTLVPVDQSQRFQKRAAEVGRKVEVLVRPGKGHGWYTMLWDAHLFADWMTEQLSSPSL, from the coding sequence ATGCCCAAACCGCGCCGTAAATCCCGAGGCAAGTCCCGGTCTTTTCTTCGTCCTTTCCTGAAGCTCGTCCTCGGACTGGTGCTTTTGGCCGTGCTGCTAGGCGGGGCTGCCTGGTGGTACTTTCATCCTCCGGTTACCGCCACTCGGGGCGTCCTCTACACCACGCGGAATGGCCATGACCTGACCTTGGATGTGTTTCGTCCCGCTGAACCCAACGGCGTGGGCATTCTGATGATGGTCAGCGGTGGCTGGCAGTCTGCACCGGAGAAATTTCAGCCCTGGATGGCGGCCTCTTTTCTCCGTCGAGGCCATACCGTCATCGCCGTGTCCCATCTTTCGCAGCCCGAGGCCAGCATCATGGAAATCGTCGAGGATGTGCACCGGGCCGTCCGTTTTGTGCGCCACCATGCCAAGGAGTACGGGGTGGATCCCCTGCGGCTCGGCGTTATCGGCGGCAGTTCCGGGGGCCACCTCGGTCTCATGCTCGCCACCCGGGGCGGGCCCGGCAGCCCAGTTTCCAATGATCCGGTGGACCGGGAAAGCAGCGCCGTGCAGGCCGTCACCGTCTTTTATCCGGTGACAGACCTGATCAACCTAGGAGACTCCACGCAGAACCTTCACGATGGCGGCCCGCCCAAAAGTTTCCGTCACTCCTTCGGCCCCCATGGCACAAACTTGGCCTCCTGGAAGATCATCGGCAGGGACATGTCCCCCATTTTCCACATCACTCCGGCCATGCCGCCTATCTTCATCATCCATGGCGATGCCGATACCCTGGTGCCGGTGGATCAATCCCAACGTTTCCAAAAACGCGCCGCCGAGGTGGGCCGCAAGGTCGAGGTGCTTGTCCGCCCCGGCAAAGGCCACGGCTGGTACACCATGCTCTGGGATGCGCATCTCTTTGCCGACTGGATGACCGAGCAGCTCTCGTCGCCATCGCTTTAA